One region of Theileria equi strain WA chromosome 4 map unlocalized gcontig_1105316255039, whole genome shotgun sequence genomic DNA includes:
- a CDS encoding hypothetical protein (encoded by transcript BEWA_054130A): MATCTRNTYWGIAYVDADISKDDSKSTYNDDCGHVITITKGVPPANGYKRYNHTLHLGLYFVCIRRSKSIQAGLGNLKDGIYRKVTVIYLNYDEHNLVPLLIGISGDRESYKYFFQEHYFYHNQWQRLGVSSENEIPPKLGEISAQLKELVVLRLTKTQGAYYANGESGSAPQTNETTKINVTEVSTEDAIYKRYNHFPSGIDRMRLISTKSANNTNIPFDSSSIYLISYDFANVYFWAGDSDYERPLLLELASEQKTYYKFERSSWVSCSLSGSNLNNELNRENCDRNRAHQIDISKNTASYICLTQGCNVKITVSHSSIPTHNYSQCIHSFYSRIATKFSVSRFKYSETDQFGFPSVKDVNSITVFWYPLRDGKPLLIHYQVYNNQKWFMKTKVDNTWKEVSEDTIKPNGAGDHDGIKKLLIEASSPEVTIQLEKVPSSSGSYQSDNETINIERKDATGASGYSQITHKITRKAFVVKDIQHRGQSQTLKDTATFPTDLLDSLSVFYAKSDSKVSKPLLLELKLQDVAEYTYYEKTEKVNEWTLYSRTESTQQLNGDLLKQKLDDLNGIHHPKTPTPEQSTDAKSPKTPPSESGELEESKPKSHDSTPEKYPSSPVGPAVGGTIGALVLVAVVGVMAKRHWPTTEIKYILFHNVRSV; encoded by the coding sequence ATGGCTACTTGTACAAGAAATACATACTGGGGCATTGCATATGTGGATGCGGATATTAGCAAAGATGACTCTAAGAGCACATATAATGATGATTGTGGTCATGTTATAACGATTACAAAGGGAGTTCCACCTGCTAATGGTTACAAGAGATATAACCATACACTTCATTTGGGATTGTATTTTGTCTGTATAAGGCGTAGTAAAAGTATTCAAGCAGGGCTAGGAAATCTAAAAGATGGAATCTATAGGAAGGTAACTGTGATTTATCTCAACTATGATGAGCATAACcttgttcctcttcttATTGGGATTTCTGGAGATCGGGAAAGTTACAAATACTTTTTTCAGGAacattatttttatcacAATCAATGGCAACGTCTTGGAGTTTCTAGTGAGAATGAAATCCCCCCAAAACTTGGGGAAATTAGCGCTCAGTTAAAGGAACTTGTTGTACTTCGTCTCACTAAAACTCAAGGAGCATACTATGCTAACGGAGAGTCCGGTTCTGCTCCACAGACAAACGAAACGACTAAGATCAATGTTACTGAAGTTTCTACCGAAGATGCAATCTACAAAAGGTACaatcattttccatcagGAATAGATAGAATGAGATTAATATCGACAAAAAGTGCTAATAACACAAACATTCCATTTGATAGCAGCAGTATATATCTCATATCTTACGATTTTGCTAATGTTTACTTCTGGGCCGGAGACTCTGATTACGAAAGGCCATTGTTACTTGAATTGGCCTCAGAACAAAAAACTTACTATAAATTTGAGAGGAGTAGCTGGGTTTCTTGTAGCTTGTCTGGTTCAAATCTCAATAATGAACTTAATAGAGAGAATTGTGACAGAAATAGAGCTCATCAAATTGACATCTCAAAAAACACTGCCAGTTATATCTGCTTAACTCAGGGGTGTAATGTAAAAATTACGGTATCACATTCTAGTATCCCTACACATAATTATTCACAGTGCATACATTCTTTTTATAGTCGTATTGCAACAAAATTTTCTGTTTCAAGGTTTAAATATAGCGAAACAGATCAATTTGGGTTTCCGTCTGTTAAGGATGTTAATAGTATCACTGTGTTCTGGTATCCTCTGAGAGATGGTAAACCTCTTCTAATTCATTATCAAGTATATAATAATCAAAAATGGTTTATGAAAACAAAAGTAGATAATACTTGGAAGGAAGTGTCCGAAGATACTATTAAGCCTAATGGTGCTGGTGACCATGATGGAATTAAGAAACTCCTTATAGAGgcatcatctccagaagttACCATTCAACTTGAAAAGGTACCCTCATCATCTGGAAGCTATCAATCTGATAATGAAACTATAAATATTGAAAGGAAGGATGCCACTGGCGCAAGTGGCTACTCACAGATCACTCACAAAATTACTAGAAAGGCATTTGTAGTTAAGGATATCCAACATAGAGGTCAATCTCAGACTTTAAAGGATACTGCTACATTTCCTACGGATCTTCTTGATAGTCTCTCAGTATTTTATGCCAAGTCAGATTCTAAAGTCTCCAAGCCACTCCTCCTAGAGCTGAAGTTGCAAGATGTGGCAGAATATACCTATTATGAGAAGACAGAAAAGGTAAATGAGTGGACGTTGTACTCTAGAACTGAAAGTACTCAGCAACTTAATGGAGATCTTCTAAAACAGAAACTCGATGATCTTAATGGTATACATCATCCAAAGACACCAACACCTGAACAGAGTACAGATGCTAAATCACCTAAAACTCCTCCATCTGAATCAGGCGAATTGGAGGAATCTAAACCAAAATCTCATGATTCTACCCCTGAAAAATATCCATCTTCACCAGTCGGTCCGGCAGTTGGAGGAACCATAGGGGCATTGGTACTAGTAGCAGTTGTTGGCGTCATGGCAAAGAGGCACTGGCCAACTACAGAAATAAAGTATATATTATTTCATAACGTTCGTTCTGTATAG
- a CDS encoding conserved hypothetical protein (encoded by transcript BEWA_054100A), whose product MKKVKGYGVYWAGHIKNKSIARKNKQYIKDQRYLSVYKKLIKDKKEEDTGLHTDGSGAPSKSTDTRTNDRVVDDGQNGHIEATSPSCEESRVDNSPGEQSVTIKPQIESVYLYDGDEEQPEVVNEQTETSTVEDGETKERKRTEKTPKGIYAKALKKRQELEKEKQKRENERIEEIKRRKKEIREKKQQRYERHRLLGTKTKKGQPIMANVVKFLMKKHVK is encoded by the coding sequence atgaaaaaGGTCAAGGGTTACGGCGTTTACTGGGCCGGTCATATCAAGAACAAGAGCATCGCACGCAAGAATAAACAGTACATCAAGGATCAACGCTATCTTTCTGTATACAAAAAGTTGATCAAGGAcaagaaggaggaagataCAGGTCTTCATACCGATGGTTCGGGAGCCCCTTCCAAGAGTACAGACACTAGGACAAATGATAGAGTTGTAGATGATGGACAAAATGGCCACATTGAGGCCACAAGTCCATCTTGTGAAGAATCCAGAGTCGACAATTCCCCAGGGGAGCAGTCCGTAACAATAAAACCACAAATAGAGTCAGTATATCTCTATGACGGAGATGAGGAACAACCAGAAGTCGTGAATGAACAGACAGAAACATCAACTGTGGAAGATGGTGAGACAAAGGAACGGAAAAGAACCGAGAAAACCCCAAAGGGAATATATGCAAAAGCCCTAAAAAAACGACAGGAACTCGAAAAGGAGAAACAGAAACGAGAGAATGAAAGAATAGAAGAGATAAAGAGGCGAAAGAAAGAAATTAGAGAAAAGAAACAACAGAGATATGAAAGGCACAGACTTTTGGGCACCAAGACCAAAAAAGGACAACCAATAATGGCAAATGTAGTAAAGTTTCTCATGAAGAAACATGTAAAGTAG
- a CDS encoding conserved hypothetical protein (encoded by transcript BEWA_054120A): MSTVDGSFVFAALKNRIHVREQLPVLLGASAVPYITNCILTELRNMGDEVSGAVTIVKHYQKLKCFHNTDDKICNSRRCIVSAVSNGNSEKLFVASQDNTLVSWLRDMGGIPIIKLNNNVPFLEKPSIRTINRRNKIDESKKGPKDWEKQFLTEFNKGPVEVKRKKKKKNPNPLSCLKKKVKVENKRVSLMFYGVYIPT, from the exons ATGTCTACAGTGGATGGAAGTTTTGTCTTTGCAGCCTTAAAAAATCGCATTCATGTGAGAGAACAATTACCGGTTCTATTGGGAGCTTCTGCAGTGCCAT ACATAACAAACTGCATACTCACGGAGCTCAGAAATATGGGAGACGAGGTATCTGGAGCTGTTACGATTGTAAAACATTATCAAAAATTGAAATGTTTTCACAATACGGACgataaaatttgtaattctAGGAGATGTATTGTTTCTGCGGTGAGCAATGGGAATTCAGAAAAACTCTTTGTGGCATCACAAGATAATACCCTTGTATCATGGCTCAGGGATATGGGTGGAATTCCAATAATAAAACTCAACAACAATGTACCATTTCTAGAAAAACCATCCATACGTACAATTAATCGCAGAAACAAAATTGACGAATCCAAAAAAGGTCCAAAAGACTGGGAGAAACAGTTTTTGACAGAATTTAACAAGGGACCTGTTGAAGTTAAACGTaaaaaaaagaaaaagaatcCAAATCCACTCAGTTGCCTGAAAAAGAAGGTAAAAGTAGAAAATAAAAGGGTGAGTTTAATGTTTTATGGCGTGTATATACCTACATGA
- a CDS encoding hypothetical protein (encoded by transcript BEWA_054110A), with protein sequence MSNEGVAIQIGYYPGDELVKPNSKGGYYYESDGGGRVSITVEDYPIKYGPYLKLTHSVEDGNIGSITHNSVLQNGITGLGGHKSVSVYYWSQDHACSKPLIIQLDDSEKYYKNDHGTTWNEDKEVHGTLRERLNKQNCGKNEAHIVKITEKSAYSCSGCSDQIKVSPNSMSTYIYSKHYIGYAQLISVTSFRDNSNDQVGLPLVKGVSTIYVYFDSKVNGTPLLIHYNKGERKWYMRNTKDSHTWSEVPRDERPKDPDDDSDNKIKKLLGKGSYHPEITLDLSNPGNYSDESTGISITVRATSVYGGYSKFEHSLRGGTFKVKSVVHGGNTLNGITSSTPVNSVSFFYWSEDSSYANPLLVQLGENTYYSWSSGNDWGPDSSSDLIRKLDKQNCRRNSAHVANISHHTTTSYNCYACSGQSINTVSSDESGGKYKKVVHTISSAGNDKIGRVDDGHPPQYGIKITASITSLTTFNYPKANNKALIIHVGSGWFKRKRKDGDEWVSAEEDKLDGDDSSNILPLLKSINGDKEGLSEEVKKGLEIGGGVLGGLATVGTIVGLVKKFWSTIVTTLITSV encoded by the coding sequence atgagTAATGAGGGTGTAGCCATACAAATTGGTTACTATCCAGGAGATGAACTAGTTAAGCCAAATAGTAAGGGAGGATACTACTATGAAAGTGATGGTGGTGGTAGAGTTAGCATAACTGTGGAGGATTATCCTATAAAATATGGACCGTACTTAAAGTTAACACATAGTGTAGAGGATGGAAATATTGGCAGTATTACACACAATAGCGTTCTTCAGAATGGAATTACTGGCCTGGGAGGTCACAAGAGTGTCtcagtctactactggtcTCAGGATCATGCCTGTAGTAAGCCACTAATCATTCAACTAGATGATTCTGAAAAATACTACAAGAACGATCATGGTACTACTTGGAACGAGGATAAAGAGGTACATGGTACTCTCAGGGAGAGGCTCAACAAGCAGAACTGCGGAAAGAATGAGGCTCATATCGTGAAAATTACAGAGAAAAGTGCTTACTCATGCTCTGGTTGTAGTGATCAAATCAAAGTATCACCAAACAGTATGTCAACTTACATATACTCTAAACATTATATTGGTTATGCACAACTCATCTCAGTAACTAGTTTCAGGGATAATAGCAATGATCAGGTTGGACTACCACTTGTTAAAGGTGTCTCCACTATCTATGTCTACTTTGATTCAAAAGTAAACGGAACACCCCTCCTTATTCACTATAACAAAGGCGAGCGCAAGTGGTACATGAGAAATACTAAAGATAGCCATACCTGGAGTGAAGTTCCCCGGGATGAGAGACCTAAAGATCCTGATGATGACAGTGATAATAAAATAAAGAAACTTCTTGGGAAAGGTTCTTATCATCCTGAAATTACTTTAGACCTATCAAATCCCGGTAATTACTCTGATGAAAGTACAGGCATAAGTATAACCGTGAGAGCTACTTCAGTTTATGGTGGATATTCTAAATTCGAACATTCTCTGAGAGGTGGTACCTTTAAGGTCAAAAGTGTTGTACATGGAGGAAATACACTGAATGGTATAACATCGAGCACTCCTGTGAATTCCGTATCATTCTTCTATTGGAGTGAAGATTCTTCTTATGCTAATCCCCTCCTTGTCCAACTTGGAGAAAATACGTATTATAGTTGGAGTTCTGGAAATGACTGGGGTCCGGATTCATCTTCTGACTTAATAAGAAAACTGGACAAACAGAACTGCAGACGTAATAGTGCACATGTTGCCAACATTTCACATCATACTACTACCAGCTACAATTGTTATGCCTGTAGTGGTCAGAGCATTAACACGGTATCCTCAGATGAATCTGGTGGAAAGTACAAGAAAGTAGTTCACACTATATCTAGTGCTGGTAATGATAAAATTGGTAGGGTTGATGATGGCCATCCTCCACAGTATGGTATTAAGATTACTGCTAGTATCACATCACTTACTACATTCAACTATCCAAAAGCGAATAATAAGGCCCTAATAATCCATGTAGGCAGTGGTTGGTTCAAAAGGAAACGtaaagatggtgatgaaTGGGTTTCAGCAGAGGAGGACAAATTAGATGGTGATGATTCTTCTAACATTCTCCCACTTTTGAAGAGTATAAATGGAGACAAGGAAGGACTTTCTGAAGAAGTGAAGAAGGGTCTTGAGATTGGTGGTGGAGTACTAGGAGGCTTAGCAACGGTAGGAACAATAGTTGGTCTAGTAAAGAAGTTTTGGAGTACCATAGTTACAACCTTAATTACTTCCGTATAG
- a CDS encoding hypothetical protein (encoded by transcript BEWA_054140A), protein MGGSHSKPVTVDISRYPGGLGDQVKQDDKGGLYYEIGGKVLLTDEWFPDPEGTYRKITHTPKDGQNISKISKGGQDQILSPGNLSQYSSVSVYYWGQDHHCSKPLLIQLGSGNEYYKYVSSGNSWNKDGSITSSTLREKLDKQNCSRNKAHIINLEER, encoded by the coding sequence atggGAGGATCACATTCCAAACCTGTTACTGTAGACATTAGCAGATATCCTGGAGGACTTGGAGATCAAGTCAAACAAGATGATAAGGGAGGATTGTATTATGAAATCGGTGGAAAAGTTCTTCTAACGGATGAATGGTTTCCTGACCCAGAAGGAACTTACAGGAAGATAACacatactccaaaagatgGGCAGAATATAAGTAAGATTAGTAAGGGAGGGCAAGATCAGATTCTATCCCCTGGTAACCTTTCACAATATTCAAGTGTTtcagtctactactgggGACAGGATCATCACTGTAGTAAGCCCCTCCTAATTCAACTTGGTAGTGGAAATGAATACTATAAATATGTTAGTAGTGGTAATAGTTGgaataaggatggaagtATAACATCCAGTACTCTCAGAGAGAAACTTGACAAACAGAACTGTAGTAGAAACAaagctcacattataaaTCTCGAAGAAAGGTAA
- a CDS encoding hypothetical protein (encoded by transcript BEWA_054090A) → MSNVSITIKLDQKCNGICGCKKRPNLRIKVEEEPDQPVKGYLKCIHKANGGTLILKFKYKDETIYSDWLYEIGDVKEVSVYYGGPGLDIPFVIEIEKRGGSFTCSYNENPEPGSRNTVWAQNDDLSDHKKLLDKLEELSCRSTGTVVLDIYKKDPQRYFCDTKVSLSSNRLLGDENVYEFKQSSNKTSFKVPYLRYDGKDVNTNIPSEIKGISTFYWKYNFGRPLVLKVENKSGEVEYRFNNGRNKWEKKTAKEVGNLVDAISEHNCKRNRAITIDLGQIHGEYCCTKKCPNKRIIVKENSIKEIFTGFTSYEHKGIRGYSFTIDKIISNTEKQKGIKYPIRDVYELTVYYCTRCDREPIFIYMGYELDGSMEYAWYKRVTKNGWDIVLDMPENEEDFYKSLKEHLEKLSGLLGDTCNLSGFQDDNMRFYTKKDDKIPASPEESYTQVVKNAKSDSSPLPKGPPLDEKEEEKEAQEEDSRSRKRQNITPLLHPKPGKPTYPSVQKLQQIKQRVESTSPPQLLTSSHGVIIDIQKSPDNGNSTYKISPSNEYVKVTKETNGSPGSGFLKFTHTKNNAEGQSFQVEKAIFGKDAKSVDSGVNSEKIEYISVWYWNKDQNLNNPLLTEVKKSDKTIIYRYNKGGTGFGWNKLPGRQDTSNFQLQGEALEQTLDDLNCSLNNAVTMDISYDKGGRYCCNKHGSVYKVSTSSHNITITSSSITNSTTTSIPYQKHEIRDGITTKLVKMKYYFSGDNLKNTRKRITATTGLLFPIDGPVSVYVFYCKENPAIIYVDPKGISSQNAKGWYKKDPSGDNRPWTKFQGELPGNGPENITKCGKEFNELVKVLRESGGCNYGECTDTHKQALVSVEQDPGVIIELSKKPTGTPNTKEYDAYSTGSGKITVTVTITEQGSGGSDFLKFVHTQKDGPSFKLSQVLDDNSSPIKGIEGTNIGSVASYYWKHETTKNPLFIEVQDGGGNYTYYANSKTYSWKKYTESVGKPLDESQLTQKLTLLNCDLNDVVQIDVTKTSEYCHDIEYPQVNHTKNRIKVTETGQGYLGNYTAYAHSPSNGGRFNISGFRNGSTPIKLENLQLPLKTNRVLVYFCKSEVSARTTNPLLIYFPDASGYKWFKKSTTSTTWDSAKGLKGRDEKSYAEIIKTLDTLTSACKPPEVTIDLYNRSRIGESTIYGGDSYSVAIGYITYIQGFTEYKHTVYGRNYFTLSKLVYGQGRDITGVIHGSARKLVRSVSVYYWTPLEQDSNWGNKSKPLLLKMSLYNGGDKYYENISKIPTDSTEWTEWRSNTYISPEDICNKLYLLNCSLNNSVIIDVSQKDNPGHYDACEDDRNLDNGHSNNDKMQVSKDSDKSLGSYDSYTHTLADNSVGKFHIVNFINNGPSRKTLKGIDVSYTTPILDVGQVKVYFCPDDPNKPLLLYIKTSDPKFGSKKWWKYNGNKTWQEVTQDPPSDTKRYDWIRGVLNELNSQCKPQDVASSGPVAAARDAGPHGPGSPPWDVISGVLTGVGVVSGSLTGFGWWLYKRSKGDPWVRQI, encoded by the coding sequence atgagcaaTGTTTCCATTACAATTAAATTGGATCAAAAATGTAACGGAATATGTGGCTGCAAAAAGAGACCTAACCTTAGGATTAAGGTTGAAGAGGAACCTGATCAGCCAGTAAAGGGGTATCTAAAATGTATTCATAAAGCGAACGGTGGTACACTCATATTGAAGTTTAAATACAAAGATGAGACTATTTATAGTGATTGGCTTTATGAGATAGGGGATGTCAAGGAAGTGTCTGTTTACTATGGTGGACCTGGCCTAGATATACCATTTGTCATAGAAATCGAGAAGAGAGGAGGAAGCTTTACGTGCTCTTACAACGAAAATCCTGAGCCTGGATCAAGAAATACGGTATGGGCTCAAAATGATGATCTTAGCGACCATAAAAAACTATTAGATAAGCTAGAGGAACTGAGTTGCCGATCCACGGGCACAGTGGTACTGGACATATATAAGAAAGACCCACAGAGGTACTTTTGTGATACCAAAGTTAGTTTGAGCAGTAATAGACTTCTAGGTGATGAGAATGTATATGAATTTAAGCAGAGTTCCAATAAAACTTCTTTCAAAGTACCATATCTCAGatatgatggaaaagatgtAAACACAAACATTCCTTCCGAAATTAAGGGGATATCCACGTTTTACTGGAAATACAATTTCGGTAGACCATTGGTACTGAAGGTAGAAAACAAAAGTGGAGAAGTTGAATACCGCTTTAACAATGGTAGGAACAAGTGGGAAAAGAAGACCGCAAAAGAAGTAGGAAACCTCGTAGACGCGATTTCCGAACATAATTGCAAGCGTAATAGAGCTATAACTATTGACTTAGGACAGATTCATGGAGAGTATTGTTGCACTAAAAAATGCCCTAATAAAAGAATTATCGTCAAAGAAAATAGTATAAAAGAAATATTCACGGGATTCACTAGTTATGAACACAAAGGAATTAGAGGTTATTCATTCACAATAGACAAGATAATAAGTAATActgaaaaacaaaagggCATAAAGTATCCTATTCGTGATGTTTACGAACTCACTGTATATTATTGTACTAGATGTGATAGAGAACCAATTTTTATATATATGGGCTACGAATTAGATGGATCCATGGAATATGCTTGGTACAAGCGTGTAACCAAGAACGGATGGGATATTGTTTTGGACATGCCagaaaatgaagaagatttttACAAGTCACTAAAGGAGCATCTGGAAAAACTTTCCGGTCTACTAGGTGATACATGTAATCTCAGTGGTTTTCAGGATGATAATATGAGATTTTACACcaaaaaggatgataaaattcCTGCGTCTCCAGAAGAATCCTATACTCAAGTCGTTAAAAATGCCAAAAGTGACAGTAGTCCGCTTCCAAAAGGGCCTCCGCTAGACgaaaaagaggaagagaaagaagctcaggaagaagatagtAGGAGCAGAAAGCGACAAAATATCACACCTCTACTACATCCTAAACCTGGGAAGCCAACTTATCCTAGTGTTCAGAAGCTACAACAAATAAAACAACGAGTAGAGAGTACTTCACCACCTCAGCTTCTAACATCTTCACATGGCGTTATTATAGACATACAGAAGAGTCCTGATAACGGAAATTCTACATATAAAATATCTCCTAGTAATGAATATGTTAAAGTGACCAAAGAAACTAATGGTTCTCCTGGCTCTGGCTTCTTAAAATTCACACATACCAAGAACAATGCTGAAGGACAGTCTTTCCAGGTTGAGAAGGCAATATTTGGAAAGGATGCTAAGAGTGTTGATTCTGGTGTTAATAGTGAAAAAATTGAGTATATATCAGTATGGTATTGGAATAAAGACCAAAATCTAAATAACCCCCTCCTTACAGAAGTTAAAAAGTCCGATAAAACCATCATATATAGATATAACAAGGGAGGtactggatttggttgGAATAAACTTCCTGGACGACAAGATACTTCTAATTTTCAACTCCAAGGTGAAGCCCTTGAGCAGACACTAGATGACCTTAACTGTTCACTTAACAATGCGGTCACCATGGATATATCTTATGATAAAGGGGGACGATATTGTTGTAATAAGCATGGAAGTGTGTATAAGGTTAGTACTAGTTCTCATAATATCACAATAACATCAAGCTCTATTACAAATAGTACTACAACTTCCATTCCATACCAAAAACATGAGATTAGAGATGGAATTACTACTAAATTGGTAAAGATGAAGTACTATTTTAGTGGAGATAATCTTAAGAATACCAGAAAGAGAATAACAGCTACTACTGGACTTTTATTTCCTATAGATGGTCCAGTTAGTGTATATGTATTTTATTGTAAAGAAAACCCTGCCATTATATATGTGGATCCCAAAGGAATTTCATCTCAAAACgctaaaggatggtacaaGAAGGATCctagtggtgataataGACCTTGGACAAAATTCCAAGGTGAACTCCCTGGTAACGGTCCAGAAAATATCACAAAGTGTGGCAAGGAATTTAATGAACTGGTTAAGGTATTAAGAGAGAGTGGTGGATGTAACTATGGAGAATGCACAGATACTCATAAACAAGCCTTAGTATCAGTAGAGCAAGATCCAGGAGTAATCATTGAACTCTCAAAAAAGCCAACTGGAACCCCTAATACTAAGGAATATGATGCATATTCTACCGGAAGTGGTAAGATTACCGTTACTGTCACGATAACTGAACAAGGATCTGGTGGATCAGACTTCTTAAAGTTTGTCCATACTCAAAAGGATGGACCATCATTCAAGCTTTCACAAGTGCTAGATGACAATAGTAGTCCTATAAAAGGAATTGAAGGAACTAATATAGGTTCAGTTGCAtcttattactggaaacaTGAGACCACTAAGAATCCACTATTTATCGAGGTACAAGATGGTGGTGGAAATTATACTTATTATGCAAATAGTAAGACGTATTCTTGGAAAAAGTATACAGAAAGTGTTGGAAAACCACTGGATGAATCCCAACTCACCCAGAAGCTCACTTTGCTCAATTGTGACCTCAATGACGTTGTTCAAATAGATGTTACAAAAACTTCTGAATATTGTCACGATATCGAATATCCTCAAGTTAATCATACTAAGAATAGAATCAAGGTTACTGAGACCGGACAAGGTTATCTTGGAAACTACACTGCTTATGCTCACAGTCCAtctaatggaggaagattCAATATATCTGGATTCAGGAATGGAAGTACTCCTATAAAACTTGAGAATTTGCAACTCCCCCTTAAAACAAATAGAGTACTTGTTTACTTCTGCAAAAGTGAAGTTAGTGCTAGAACTACTAATCCTCTTCTCATCTATTTCCCAGATGCTAGCGGATATAAGTGGTTTAAAAAGTCAACTACTAGTACTACTTGGGATTCAGCTAAAGGTTTAAAGGGTAGAGATGAAAAGAGTTACGCAGAAATAATAAAGACCTTAGATACGCTTACCAGCGCTTGTAAACCTCCGGAAGTAACTATAGATCTTTATAACAGATCTAGAATTGGAGAGTCTACGATTTATGGAGGAGATTCTTACTCTGTAGCAATTGGATATATTACTTATATTCAAGGATTCACTGAGTACAAACACACTGTGTATGGTAGGAACTACTTTACACTGAGTAAACTTGTTTACGGACAAGGAAGAGATATTACTGGGGTAATTCATGGAAGTGCTAGGAAACTTGTAAGATCAGTATCCGTTTATTACTGGACCCCTCTAGAGCAAGATTCTAACTGGGGAAATAAAAGTAAAcctcttcttctcaaaatGAGTTTATATAATGGAGGTGACAAATACTATGAAAATATCAGTAAAATTCCTACTGATAGTACAGAATGGACTGAATGGAGATCAAATACTTATATCTCCCCAGAGGATATCTGCAACAAACTTTATCTTTTAAACTGTTCACTTAACAACTCAGTGATAATAGATGTATCTCAGAAGGACAATCCTGGACATTATGATGCTTGCGAGGATGATAGGAATCTGGATAATGGACATAGTAATAATGATAAGATGCAAGTTTCCAAAGATAGTGACAAATCTCTTGGAAGTTATGATTCTTACACTCACACTCTTGCGGATAACTCCGTGGGAAAGTTTCACATAGTCAATTTTATTAATAATGGTCCTTCCAGAAAAACTCTCAAAGGAATTGATGTAAGCTATACTACCCCTATTCTTGACGTGGGCCAGGTTAAAGTCTACTTTTGCCCAGATGATCCTAATAAGCCTCTTCTATTATACATAAAGACTAGCGATCCCAAATTTGGTAGTAAGAAGTGGTGGAAATACaatggtaataaaacttGGCAAGAAGTCACCCAGGATCCTCCATCAGACACTAAACGGTATGATTGGATCCGTGGAGTACTTAACGAACTCAATAGCCAATGCAAACCCCAAGATGTTGCATCTTCTGGACCTGTTGCTGCTGCTAGAGATGCGGGCCCTCATGGTCCTGGCTCTCCTCCTTGGGATGTAATCTCTGGTGTCCTAACTGGAGTTGGTGTTGTATCTGGctctcttactggatttggttgGTGGTTGtacaaacgttctaaaggagacccttgggttagacagatttga